One region of Equus caballus isolate H_3958 breed thoroughbred chromosome 23, TB-T2T, whole genome shotgun sequence genomic DNA includes:
- the UBAP1 gene encoding ubiquitin-associated protein 1 isoform X1 yields MASKKLGADFHGTFSYLDDVPFKIGDKFKTPAKVGLPIGFSLPDCLQVVREVQYDFSLEKKTIEWAEDIKKIQEAQREAERKAEEAEAKMNSKSGPEGDSKMSFSKTHSTATMPPPINPILASLQHNSILTPTRVSSSATKQKVLSPPHTKADFNPADFECEEDPFDNLELKTIDEKEELRNILVGTTGPIMAQLLDSNLPRGGSGSVLQDEEVLASLERATLDFKPLHKPNGFITLPQLGNCEKMSLSSKVSLPPIPAVSNIKSLSFPKLDSDDSSQKTAKLASTFHSTSCLRNGTFRNSLKPSTQSSATELSEHHTLGLSALNLDSGTEVPTLTPSDLISQMPSLSVLSVCTEESSPPSTGPTVTPPNFSMSQVPNTTTCPQAYSELQMLSPSERQCVETVVNMGYSYECVLRAMKKKGENIEQILDYLFAHGQLCEKGFDPILVEEALEMHQCSEEKMMEFLQLMSKFKEMGFELKDIKEVLLLHNNDQDNALEDLMARAGAS; encoded by the exons gGACTTTCAGTTACCTTGATGATGTCCCATTTAAGATAGGAGACAAATTCAAAACACCAGCTAAAGTTGGTCTACCTATTGGCTTCTCCTTGCCCGATTGTTTGCAGGTTGTCAGAGAAGTACAG TATGACTTCTCCTTGGAAAAGAAAACCATTGAGTGGGCTGAAGATATTAAGAAAATCCAAGAAGCCCAGCGGGAAGCAGAGCGCAAGGCTGAGGAAGCAGAAGCTAAAATGAATTCCAAGAGTGGCCCAGAGGGCGATAGCAAAATGAGCTTCTCCAAGACTCACAGTACAGCCACAATGCCACCTCCTATTAACCCCATCCTTGCCAGCTTACAGCACAACAGCATCCTCACCCCAACTCGGGTTAGCAGCAGTGCCACGAAACAGAAGGTCCTCAGCCCACCCCACACAAAGGCAGATTTCAATCCTGCCGACTTTGAGTGTGAAGAAGACCCCTTTGATAACCTGGAGTTAAAAACTATTGATGAGAAGGAAGAGCTGAGGAACATCCTGGTAGGAACCACTGGACCCATTATGGCTCAGTTGTTGgacagtaacttgcccagaggAGGCTCTGGGTCCGTGTTACAGGATGAGGAGGTCCTGGCCTCCCTGGAGCGGGCAACCCTAGATTTCAAGCCCCTTCACAAACCCAATGGCTTTATAACCTTACCACAGTTGGGCAACTGTGAAAAGATGTcgctgtcttccaaagtgtccCTCCCCCCCATCCCTGCAGTGAGCAATATCAAGTCTCTGTCCTTCCCCAAACTTGACTCTGACGACAGCAGTCAGAAGACAGCCAAGCTGGCAAGCACTTTCCATAGCACATCCTGCCTCCGCAATGGCACGTTCCGGAATTCCCTAAAGCCTTCCACCCAAAGCAGTGCCACTGAGCTCAGTGAGCATCATACTCTTGGGCTTTCAGCCTTGAACTTGGACAGTGGCACAGAGGTGCCAACCCTGACCCCTTCTGATCTGATCTCCCAGATGCCTTCCCTCTCTGTCTTGTCTGTATGCACAGAAGAATCATCACCTCCAAGTACAGGTCCCACG GTCACGCCTCCTAATTTCTCAATGTCACAAGTGCCCAACACTACCACCTGTCCCCAGGCTTACTCTGAACTGCAAATGCTGTCCCCCAGTGAGCGGCAGTGTGTGGAGACAGTGGTCAACATGGGCTACTCATATGAGTGTGTCCTGAGAGCcatgaagaagaaaggagagaatattGAACAG atTCTTGACTATCTCTTTGCACATGGACAGCTCTGTGAGAAGGGCTTTGACCCTATTTTAGTGGAAGAGGCTCTGGAAATGCACCAGTGTTCAGAGGAAAAG ATGATGGAGTTTCTTCAGTTAATGAGCAAATTTAAGGAAATGGGCTTTGAACTGAAAGACATTAAGGAAGTTCTGCTATTACACAACAATGACCAGGACAACGCTCTGGAAGACCTCATGGCTCGGGCTGGAGCCAGCTGA
- the UBAP1 gene encoding ubiquitin-associated protein 1 isoform X2 — protein MYDFSLEKKTIEWAEDIKKIQEAQREAERKAEEAEAKMNSKSGPEGDSKMSFSKTHSTATMPPPINPILASLQHNSILTPTRVSSSATKQKVLSPPHTKADFNPADFECEEDPFDNLELKTIDEKEELRNILVGTTGPIMAQLLDSNLPRGGSGSVLQDEEVLASLERATLDFKPLHKPNGFITLPQLGNCEKMSLSSKVSLPPIPAVSNIKSLSFPKLDSDDSSQKTAKLASTFHSTSCLRNGTFRNSLKPSTQSSATELSEHHTLGLSALNLDSGTEVPTLTPSDLISQMPSLSVLSVCTEESSPPSTGPTVTPPNFSMSQVPNTTTCPQAYSELQMLSPSERQCVETVVNMGYSYECVLRAMKKKGENIEQILDYLFAHGQLCEKGFDPILVEEALEMHQCSEEKMMEFLQLMSKFKEMGFELKDIKEVLLLHNNDQDNALEDLMARAGAS, from the exons TATGACTTCTCCTTGGAAAAGAAAACCATTGAGTGGGCTGAAGATATTAAGAAAATCCAAGAAGCCCAGCGGGAAGCAGAGCGCAAGGCTGAGGAAGCAGAAGCTAAAATGAATTCCAAGAGTGGCCCAGAGGGCGATAGCAAAATGAGCTTCTCCAAGACTCACAGTACAGCCACAATGCCACCTCCTATTAACCCCATCCTTGCCAGCTTACAGCACAACAGCATCCTCACCCCAACTCGGGTTAGCAGCAGTGCCACGAAACAGAAGGTCCTCAGCCCACCCCACACAAAGGCAGATTTCAATCCTGCCGACTTTGAGTGTGAAGAAGACCCCTTTGATAACCTGGAGTTAAAAACTATTGATGAGAAGGAAGAGCTGAGGAACATCCTGGTAGGAACCACTGGACCCATTATGGCTCAGTTGTTGgacagtaacttgcccagaggAGGCTCTGGGTCCGTGTTACAGGATGAGGAGGTCCTGGCCTCCCTGGAGCGGGCAACCCTAGATTTCAAGCCCCTTCACAAACCCAATGGCTTTATAACCTTACCACAGTTGGGCAACTGTGAAAAGATGTcgctgtcttccaaagtgtccCTCCCCCCCATCCCTGCAGTGAGCAATATCAAGTCTCTGTCCTTCCCCAAACTTGACTCTGACGACAGCAGTCAGAAGACAGCCAAGCTGGCAAGCACTTTCCATAGCACATCCTGCCTCCGCAATGGCACGTTCCGGAATTCCCTAAAGCCTTCCACCCAAAGCAGTGCCACTGAGCTCAGTGAGCATCATACTCTTGGGCTTTCAGCCTTGAACTTGGACAGTGGCACAGAGGTGCCAACCCTGACCCCTTCTGATCTGATCTCCCAGATGCCTTCCCTCTCTGTCTTGTCTGTATGCACAGAAGAATCATCACCTCCAAGTACAGGTCCCACG GTCACGCCTCCTAATTTCTCAATGTCACAAGTGCCCAACACTACCACCTGTCCCCAGGCTTACTCTGAACTGCAAATGCTGTCCCCCAGTGAGCGGCAGTGTGTGGAGACAGTGGTCAACATGGGCTACTCATATGAGTGTGTCCTGAGAGCcatgaagaagaaaggagagaatattGAACAG atTCTTGACTATCTCTTTGCACATGGACAGCTCTGTGAGAAGGGCTTTGACCCTATTTTAGTGGAAGAGGCTCTGGAAATGCACCAGTGTTCAGAGGAAAAG ATGATGGAGTTTCTTCAGTTAATGAGCAAATTTAAGGAAATGGGCTTTGAACTGAAAGACATTAAGGAAGTTCTGCTATTACACAACAATGACCAGGACAACGCTCTGGAAGACCTCATGGCTCGGGCTGGAGCCAGCTGA